One genomic segment of Paenibacillus sp. FSL H8-0332 includes these proteins:
- a CDS encoding collagen-like protein, which translates to MGLTKHKRKKRICKDEIAECPLPKVKRPVRKRKDNQCGCKKIIVKQQIVRVNIPLGALGAAGAAGALSAAGAVEALGAAGAAGAAGALGAAGAAGALGEQGTAGALGAIGAAGALGAAGAAGARGAAGAAGLLGAAGAVGGLGAAGTQGALGAAGAAGALGAAGALGGIGPAGPAGPAGAAGAIGPAGPAGAIGPAGPAGAAGAIGPAGPAGAAGAIGPAGPAGATGATGVAGPAGATGATGATGAAGGIAEFGYVYNLGAQVVPIEADVSFDTNGLLTPGITHAPGTTTISVTNAGIYEVNFSVSGVEPNQFALFVNGAEVPGTVYGSGAGTQQNTGQAIIALSSGDVLTLRNHSSAAAVTLQTLAGGTQANVNASIVIKQLA; encoded by the coding sequence GATCGCAGAATGCCCGCTGCCAAAAGTGAAGCGTCCTGTGAGAAAACGGAAGGACAACCAATGCGGCTGCAAGAAAATTATCGTCAAGCAGCAAATTGTCCGCGTCAATATTCCATTAGGTGCGCTGGGAGCAGCGGGTGCGGCCGGAGCCTTAAGCGCGGCAGGCGCTGTTGAAGCACTGGGAGCGGCGGGAGCCGCAGGTGCCGCAGGTGCGCTCGGCGCAGCGGGAGCAGCCGGAGCGCTGGGCGAACAGGGAACCGCAGGGGCACTGGGGGCAATCGGCGCAGCCGGAGCACTTGGCGCCGCTGGCGCAGCCGGTGCCCGTGGAGCAGCGGGAGCAGCAGGGCTGTTGGGCGCAGCCGGAGCAGTCGGGGGGCTGGGCGCAGCCGGTACCCAAGGTGCGCTCGGAGCGGCGGGCGCGGCGGGAGCATTAGGCGCGGCCGGAGCGCTCGGCGGGATCGGTCCGGCGGGCCCGGCGGGGCCTGCGGGAGCGGCGGGAGCCATCGGCCCGGCGGGCCCGGCAGGAGCTATCGGTCCGGCGGGGCCTGCGGGAGCAGCAGGAGCTATCGGTCCGGCGGGGCCAGCGGGAGCGGCAGGAGCCATCGGCCCGGCGGGGCCAGCGGGAGCAACGGGTGCAACAGGGGTTGCCGGTCCAGCCGGGGCAACGGGAGCGACGGGTGCCACAGGGGCGGCTGGCGGAATTGCCGAGTTCGGTTACGTATATAACCTCGGTGCGCAGGTAGTGCCGATTGAGGCAGATGTGTCTTTTGATACAAATGGGCTGCTTACTCCCGGAATTACACATGCCCCTGGTACAACTACAATTTCGGTGACCAATGCCGGAATCTATGAGGTTAATTTCTCGGTCTCGGGTGTAGAGCCCAACCAGTTCGCCCTGTTCGTGAACGGGGCAGAGGTTCCGGGAACGGTCTATGGGTCGGGTGCAGGCACCCAGCAGAATACCGGCCAGGCGATCATCGCATTATCGTCAGGCGATGTGCTGACGCTTCGGAATCACAGCTCGGCTGCTGCAGTCACCCTGCAGACGCTGGCTGGAGGAACACAAGCCAATGTCAATGCTTCGATTGTTATTAAGCAGTTGGCTTAG